GCCAAGGACACCAGGAACAAGAACCTGTCCAAGTTCCTGCAGCTGGACTTTTCCCGTATAAGCGATCGGCTGGCCAAGGAGATATGTGAGAAGGCCGGTCTGGACCAAATGGTCAACCCAGGCAAATTGAACCTGGATGATCAGAAGCGGTTGTTGACGGCCATCGGGGCGGTCAAGATCATGGCCCCGCCCACCGACTGCCTGTCGCCCATAGGCGCCCAGCTGATCAAGAAAGGACTGCGCAACGTGCTGGTGGATGTCCGTCCAGAATTCTACGCCCCTCCAGTGACCAGAGACCCCAAGGTCCACTCCGGCAACCCGTTCCTGGTGGAGGTGGGCATCGTGTACGGCGGAGGACTGACCAAGGATTCGCAGGTTCAGATACTGCGTTTCGCCAACCGCGTGCCCCTGTTGTATCAACAGGGGGCCTGCGTCATAACGAAATCGATCGAGAACACCGATTGGAGGCGCTACGGGCTGGAACAGCGCGGCGGCTCAGGCATACCGTACGGACCGGCCATCATACTGGTGCATGTGGCTTCCACCAAGGTCCCTTTCACATCCGAGGCTAAAGAGGCGATAGCGAACCTGCCGGAGATACAGGCCGAGGTGGAACTGGCGCTGAAACTGTGCGGACGAAGTTTGAAGACGCATCTGAACAAGAAGGAGACCAAGAGCAAGACCCGGGTCAAGTTCGAGATAGTGCAGGAGATACTGCCTATGATCGCCCAGAAATGCGCCAAGATCGTCGGCAAACCCGTCCCGAAGCTGGGCGGGACCATCACCAAGATCATGAACGTGGTGTGGATCGACGATGCGGTAGCGTTCGAGAAGGGGAGACATAAGATCCGTGTTTCCATTTACAACTACACCCCCCAAAACCAGAAGTTCAACCTTCATATGGTGCTCCCACCGGGGTCTTTCGATTACAAGGGTCTGCAGTTCTTCCCCACCGAGGTGAGGGATGACGGTAAGGCATCTTGGGAACTGCAGAAGATCGCTTCCACCGACCGCCTGGACGTTAATTTTGCCTTGGCCGGTCTGAACAAGGACGACTACGAGGAGAACGAGATCTATTCATCGGGGATCAATCCGGTCATGATCATCGGGGCCGAACCGTTGCCTGGTGATTGGGACGTGAAAGGATTGGAGATCACTGAGAGCGTGGAAACGCCACCGACGGAAGATGAGGAAGAAGAGGTCGACTACGACGAGTCCACGGAGGCGCTTAACGATGACTGAGAAAGAGAACAAAGCGGTGAGCTCCCTAAAGGACATCGCCCAATCAATTTACGACCAGATCGATTCCGGCAAGATACCGAAGATGACCTTGCCCCTGAGGACCAAGAGCAACATCCGTTTCAATCCCAAGCACGGGGTCTGGAAGTACGGCAATGCCACCGGTGCTCGTTCCGCCAAGAAGGTTAACGGGGCCTTGATGCTCCTGCGCACCATGTACGTGCTTGAGTTCATCGAGGACATGATCGCCAACAGCAAGTCCTCCACGCTAAGGGAGATGTACTACATCTCCGAAAGCTGGGAGAAGGCCAAGTTCAACTCCCAGGACGAGAGCAACATGCTGGCCGAGGACCTGGAGATAGTCACCACCTGCATGCGCGAGGATTTCAAGCTGCGACCGGAAGAGGACGGGGCCAGGGTCATAGGGGATCTGACCATCAGCGAGATGGACCGCAAAGGCCGTTTGAAGAAGATCAACTGCCGGGACGACGTGGGCGACTCGGGATATGGCATACCGTACAACGTGGAAAAGGAAAAGTTGCAGTTCCTCAGCACCAACGCCAAGTTCGTTATCGCGGTGGAGACCGGTGGTATGTTCGATCGTCTGGTGGAGAACGGCTTCGACGAGAACTTCAACGCCGTGCTGGTGCATCTGAAGGGTCAACCGGCCCGTTCCACCAGAAGGTTCATCAAGCGGCTGAACGAGGAGATGAAGCTGCCGGTGGTGGTGTTCACCGATGGCGATCCCTGGAGCTTCCGCATATTCGCATCCATAGCATACGGCGCCATCAAGACCGCGCATATCTCCGAGTACCTGGCCACGCCGACGGCGGAGTTCGTTGGCATCACCGCCTCCGACATCACCAACTACAAGCTGCCGACGGACAAGCTGACGGAAATGGACGTAAAGGCGTTGAACGCCGAGCTGAAGGACCCCCGTTTCGCCGACGAGTATTGGAGGGGGGAGATCGAGACCATGCTCAAGCTGAACAAGAAGGCCGAACAGCAGGCCTTGGCGAAATACGGTCTGGACTTCGTCACCGACAAGTACCTTCCGGAGAAGCTGACCAACATGAGCATACTGCGCTGAGGGGTCAGGCGACCAGATGAAAGGGTAAGTTAGATAAGTTCAGCATTCCTATTGCACTTGAAATAAATGAACGACCGTGCCTCGGTTACCCTGACCAGCCTGGCAGTTTCGTATCTTATCATGGCGTTCGCCG
This genomic window from Methanomassiliicoccales archaeon contains:
- a CDS encoding DNA topoisomerase VI subunit B, encoding MSSIADELAKKQKEISVSEFFERNRHILGFDSQVKSLIMGIKEAVDNSLDACEEANISPEVLVAIEKVDANEFRVTVEDNGPGIVKKMIPNVFGRLLYGSRFHAVRQSRGQQGIGISATVMYGQITTGKPATVVSKTGADDVAWRMDIMVNTKKNTPDVLKEDPFIWDGKEHGTRIVYNINGRYVSGKQSVLEYLRQTAIVNPHSRITFTDPDGKRTTFERATDKMPPATKEIKPHPQGLELGTLMNMAKDTRNKNLSKFLQLDFSRISDRLAKEICEKAGLDQMVNPGKLNLDDQKRLLTAIGAVKIMAPPTDCLSPIGAQLIKKGLRNVLVDVRPEFYAPPVTRDPKVHSGNPFLVEVGIVYGGGLTKDSQVQILRFANRVPLLYQQGACVITKSIENTDWRRYGLEQRGGSGIPYGPAIILVHVASTKVPFTSEAKEAIANLPEIQAEVELALKLCGRSLKTHLNKKETKSKTRVKFEIVQEILPMIAQKCAKIVGKPVPKLGGTITKIMNVVWIDDAVAFEKGRHKIRVSIYNYTPQNQKFNLHMVLPPGSFDYKGLQFFPTEVRDDGKASWELQKIASTDRLDVNFALAGLNKDDYEENEIYSSGINPVMIIGAEPLPGDWDVKGLEITESVETPPTEDEEEEVDYDESTEALNDD
- a CDS encoding DNA topoisomerase IV subunit A; amino-acid sequence: MTEKENKAVSSLKDIAQSIYDQIDSGKIPKMTLPLRTKSNIRFNPKHGVWKYGNATGARSAKKVNGALMLLRTMYVLEFIEDMIANSKSSTLREMYYISESWEKAKFNSQDESNMLAEDLEIVTTCMREDFKLRPEEDGARVIGDLTISEMDRKGRLKKINCRDDVGDSGYGIPYNVEKEKLQFLSTNAKFVIAVETGGMFDRLVENGFDENFNAVLVHLKGQPARSTRRFIKRLNEEMKLPVVVFTDGDPWSFRIFASIAYGAIKTAHISEYLATPTAEFVGITASDITNYKLPTDKLTEMDVKALNAELKDPRFADEYWRGEIETMLKLNKKAEQQALAKYGLDFVTDKYLPEKLTNMSILR